DNA sequence from the Parascardovia denticolens DSM 10105 = JCM 12538 genome:
ATTCCACGGTCAAGCAGTACCAGGCCCGCAGCGCCGAAATCATGCTGGAGAAGCCCGCCTTGGCCGAAGTGGATGGGGACCTTCTGGAGAAGACCCAGCATATCCGCTTCACCGTGGACCGCCAGGCCCTGACCGTCCGCGCCCCGCAAATCAATGTAGCCGGCCAGTCCGGGTCTCAGGAGGGTACCGGGAACCCGGGAGACCCTGAGACCCAGAGAGAGGGAAAGACCACCGGGGCGACTTCCCAATCAGCCAACCCGAGAACCAACGACCCTCGGACCACTGATTCCCGCGATAACGGTCCTCTGACCAGCAAAGAAGCCTCCACCCTCGGACAGGTGAGCCTTTAGACTGTCTTCGAAACCGAAAACGCGACTGGCGTCGCCGGTGACCGCTACCATCAGCGTCTGCTTGGCGTGGCACAATGGAGGGTATGGTTGCAAAAAATGCGGGCATGCCCGCCACCCCAGAAGATCTAATCAATGTGGATGAGGTTCTAGGAAAGTACTACGACCTTGTCCCCGACGTGAACGTGCCAGAAGAGCGTGTGATTTTCGGCACTTCCGGACACCGCGGCTCCAGCCTGAAGACCTCCTTCAATGAAGCCCATATCGTGGTGATCTCCCAGGCCATCGCCGAAAACCGCAAGGCCGCCGGCATCACCGGCCCCCTCTACTTGGGCCGCGACACCCATGCCTTGAGCCTGCCCGCTTGGAAGACCGCCATCGAAGTCCTGGTCGCCAACGGCGTGCGCGTGCGCATCGACTCCCGCGACGACTTCACCCCCACCCCCACCGTCTCCCATGCGATCCTGACACACAACCGGGCCGCTGACGGCACCCAGCGCTTCACCGGGGACGACTTGGCCGACGGCATCGTGGTCACCCCTTCGCATAATCCGCCCACCGACGGCGGTTTCAAGTACGACCCGCCGACCGGCGGCCCGGCCCCCGCCGAGACGACCAACGCCATCGCCGCCCGCGCCAACGAGCTCCTGCCGAACTGGAAGAACGTGGCCCGCGTGCCTTACGAGCAGGCCATCAAGTCCGACCTCATCAAGCGTTTCGACTACCGCGAGCATTACGTGGACGATCTGAAGAACATCATCGACCTCGACCTGATCAAGAACTCCGGCGTCCGCTTAGGCATCGACCCCTTGGGCGGAGCTTCCGTGCATTACTGGGAGCTGATCAACGAGAAGTACGGCCTCAACATCGGCCTGGTCAACCCCGAAGTGGACCCCCGCTGGTCCTTCATGACCATCGATCACGACGGCAAGATCCGCATGGACCCCTCCTCCCCCTACGCCATGAAGGGCCTGGTCGACCGGCTGAACGCCGGCGCCTGGGACCAGTATGACCTGGTGGGCGGGACCGACCCCGACGCCGACCGGCACGGGATCGTCTGCCCGGGCAGCGGGGTCATGAACCCCAACCATTACATCGCCGTCTGCGTGGAATACCTTTTCGGAGGCAACCGTCCTGATTGGCCCGCCGGGGCCGGCGTGGGCAAGACCCTGGTCTCCTCCTCCCTGATCGACCGCGTGGCAGCCTCCATCAACGCCAAGCTGGTGGAAGTCCCCGTCGGCTTCAAATGGTTCGTGGACCCGCTCTTCAACGGCGAGGTCGGCTTCGGCGGCGAGGAGAGCTCCGGCATGAGCTTCCTGCGTTTCAACGGCCGCGTCTGGACCACCGACAAGGACGGGATCATCCCCGACCTCTTGGCCGCCGAGATCACCGCCAAGACCGGCAAGAACCCCGGCCAGCTGCATGAAGAGCAGGTGGCCCGCTTCGGCCAGAGCTGGTACAAGCGCATCGATACGCCCACTACCCTAGAGCAGAAACAGAAGTTCGCCTCCTTGACCCCCGAGTCCATGACCGACACCACCCTTGGCGGCGAACCCATCGAGCAGAAGATGACCACCGCCCCCGGGAACGGCGCCCGCATCGGCGGCATCAAAGTGACCACCAAGAACAATTGGTTCGCCGCTCGGCCTTCCGGCACTGAGAACATCTACAAGGTCTATGCGGAGTCCTTCGATTCCGAGGAGACCTTGGACAAAGTGTTGGATGAGGCGACGGCCGTGGTCGACAAAGCCTTGGGCGAGTAGTCGCAGCCTCCGGTTCCGATAATTTCGAATTCAAAAGGATCCCCGTCAGGTTTCAGCTTCGGCTGAGCTTGGCGGGGATTTTTGAAGTAATCGGTGAAACAATCAATGAAGTAATCTCAGCACAGTAATCAGAAAGGCTGGCCCCGGGATTCCGGAGTCAGCCTTTATTCTGAATCGGCCTCGTTACTTCAGCTTTATCGCTGTATTCAGCCTTATCACTGTATTTTGTTGCTGATGCCTTATTTTGCCATCTAAGCTTTGCCGTCTAAGTCTTGCCGCTGCCTAGCAACGAGCGTCAAGCCGAGCGGCTTGGCAGGCCTAGTCGTCGAAGTCGAAATCACGACGGACGCGGCGACGAGGACGGGAGGTGCGCTCTTCACGAGCGGCACGGTACTCGTCGTAGTTCTCATCCTCCTCGAAGTGAGGAGCGCGACCATGGCCGGAGCGGCCACGGTCAGAGCGATCGGACCAGTCGGAACGACGGCTGCGGGACCCACGACCCCGGTCGGAACGGTAACCACGATCGTCGCGGTCATCGCGGTCGGACCTGTCGGAACGGTCATCCTCTTCGTAGCGAGGGTTACGACGATCGTCGGAACGACGGTCATCATCGTAACGGTCGGCACGGGAAGAGCGAGGACGGCGATCGGAGCGAGAAGGACGGTCGTCGAAATCGCGGTCGTCCTCGTCGAAACGGTCGGAGCGGGAACGGCGATCGTCACGATCTCCCCGATCCTCACGATCATAGCGGATGGAACGGCCCCGGTCACCCCGGTCACCCCGGTCACCCCGAGAAGAGCGGTCATCCCGACCGCCGCGAGGACCACGGTCATGGGAACCACGCCCGCCACGGTCACCACCGCGGGAGCCGCCATTGCCCTCTTCATTCTCGAAGCCGGGGATAGCCAAGGAGATCTTGCCCTTGTCGTCCACGCCCTGCACGACCACCTCAACGGTGTCGCCTTCGCGCAGCACGTCCTCCACGGCGTCAATGCGATCGCCGTTGGCCAGGTTGCGGATCTGGGAAATGTGCAGCAGACCATCGGTGCCAGGGGTCAGGTTGACGAAAGCGCCGAAGCTGGTGGTCTTCACGACCTTGCCCTGATACTTCTCGCCAGCCTCGGGGATGTGAGGATGGGTGATCTGGTCGATGATCTGGCGGGCGGCCTCGGCGGCCTCTCCCCCTTCGGAAGCGATGTAGACGGTTCCGTCATCCTCGATGCTGACCTCGGCTCCGGTCTTCTCCTGGATCTCGTTGATCATCTTGCCCTTGGGCCCGATGACTTCGCCGATCTTGTCCACGGGAACCTTGGTGGTGATGATGCGAGGAGCGTAAGGGCTCATCTCGTTGACGCCGTCGATGCACTCGTCGATCACTTCCAGGATGGTGGTGCGGGCCTCATAAGCCTGCTGCAAGGCGCCGGCCAGGATATCGGCGGGGATGCCGTCCAGCTTGGTGTCCAGCTGCAAGGCGGTGATGAACTCGGAAGTGCCGGCCACCTTGAAGTCCATGTCGCCGAAAGCGTCTTCAGCGCCCAGAATATCGGTCAGGGTCTTGTAGACCATCTGGCCGTCGACTTCGCCGGAGACCAGGCCCATGGCGATGCCGGCCACGGGGGCCTTCAGAGGAACGCCGGCGTCCAGCAGGGACATGGTGGAGGCGCAGACGGAGCCCATGGAGGTGGAACCGTTGGAACCGATGGCCTCGGAGACCTGACGGATGGCGTAAGGGAACTCTTCGCGAGAAGGCAGCACGGGGATCAGAGCACGCTCGGCCAAAGCCCCATGGCCGATTTCACGGCGCTTGGGAGAGCCAACGCGGCCGGTTTCGCCGGTGCTGTAAGGGGGCATCTCATAGTTATGCATATAGCGCTTGGTATCAGGACCGGACAGGGCGTCGGTGGTCTGCTCCATCTTGAGCATGTTCAAAGTGGTCACACCCAGGATCTGGGTCTCGCCACGCTGGAAGAGGGCGGAACCGTGAACGCGGGGCACCACGTCCACCTCGGCGGACAGGGTGCGGATATCGCTCAGGCCACGGCCATCGATGCGGTAATCCTGGGTCAGGATGCGGCGACGGACGATCTGACGCTGCAGTTCCTTGAAGGCGTTGCCGATTTCCTTCTCCTTCTCGGCGTCCTCCATGCCGGTGAACTCGGAGGTCAAAGTCTCCACCACGCCCTGCTTGATTTGGGAGATCCGATCCTGACGGGGAAGCTTCTCGGCGATGGACAGGGCCTCATCCAGGTCGGAATGGGCGATCTGGTCGATGCGGTTGTAAAGGTCCTCGGTGTACTCGGGGAAGAGGGGGAAGTCCTTGGTATCCTTGGCCGCCTGAGCCTTGAGCTCGTTCTGGGCCTGGCAGATGACCTTGATGAAAGGCTTGGCGGCCTCAAGGCCGCCGGCGACCACGACTTCATCAGGCTTGGTCATGCCTTCGTCGTAGATGAGCTTCCAGGCGTTCTTGCCGGCGCCGGCCTCGATCATGGCGATGGCCACATCACCGTTGTCAAGGACCCGGCCGGCCACGACCAGCTCGAAAACGGCGCGTTCACGCTCGGACCAGCTGGGGAAGGCCACCCACTGATCATCGATGAGGGCCAGGCGGACGCCGGAGACCGGTCCTTCGAAAGGCAGGCCGGAGATCATGGTGGAAGCCGAGGCGGCGTTCATGGCGATCATGTCATAAGAATCATCGGGGTTGATGGAAAGGATGGTCTCCACAACCTGAACCTCATTGCGCAGGGTATGAGGGAAAAGGGGGCGCAAAGGACGATCGATGATCCGGCAGGCCAGGATGGCCTCGGACGAAGGACGGCCTTCGCGACGGAAGAAGGAGCCGGGAATCTTGCCGGCCGCGTACATCTTCTCCTCCACGTCCACGGTCAAGGGGAAGAAATCGAAGTTCTCCTTGGGGCTGCTACCAGCGGTGGTGGTAGACAGGACCATGGAATCATTATCAAGGTAAGCCGCTACCGCCCCATCGGCTTGCTGGGCGAGACGACCTGTCTCGAAGCGCAGAACGCGCTTGCCAAAGGAGCCGTTGTCGATGACGGCTTCCACTGCTTTAATATCGGGACCCTCCATGGGTTCCTCCTTTATTTTTCTATCAACCTCATTCGCAAGACCCTCTTGCGAATCATCAGCGGCCCGGGGACTTTGGAGGCGGATCCGTGAGCGATCCGCGTTCGGGAGTCCTTGATGAAGGGCCTTAATCAAAAAGAGCCCAGGCTAGGAACCTGGGCCGAAAATTTTTTAGTGACGAAGCTCGAGGCGCTCGATCAGGCTGCGGTAACGATTGATATCCTTGCCTTTGAGATAATCGAGCATACGACGACGTTCACCGACCATCAGAAGCAGACCGCGATTGGAATGGAAATCGTGCTTGTGCTGCTTCATGTGGGTGGTCAAGTTGTTGATACGGGCGGTCAAGAGAGCGACCTGAACTTCAGGGGAACCAGTGTCACCCTCATGGGTCGCGTACTGGGAAATGATCTCTTGCTTTTCTGCATTGCTGAGTGCCACAGTGGCCTCCTTGATTCGTTGCGCGGTGCTCCGACCCGATGCCGAAGCGCTCTTTATCCGCGGGCGATCCTCACGCCGAAGAGCAACTCTACCATCAGGTCCCTATAAAAGGACGACTGAGCGGACCACGGCGGGGCGGAAAGGAAAGACTGACGAAAAACAGGCCCTGGCGGGCGGAAAACCCGAAAGAGCCTGTCGAAAAAGGTCCGGTGAAAAGGCCAGCCGGAAAACTATCAGCCGAAAAGTTCAGGGCCGGTCAGCCAATCCCCTCTTCAACCGCGTGAGCCCTGGAACCGGCGGTCGGAGCCTGCTGGGCGAGCAGCTCCTTGATGTCGGCCAAGAGCTCGGTCTGCTTCATTTCGTTGTCCAGCTCCTCTTCCTCTTCGTCCTTCTTATTGCGGTTGAGCAAGGCGGTCAGCTTGTTCATGGGCAGAACGATGCAGAAGTAGACCACAAGGGCGATGATGAGGAAGTTGATGATGGACCCGACGAAAAGGCCGAACCTGATCGGGGAATTATTGAGGGTGACGACCCAGACGTGCTTCATATCCGGCATCTTGAAGATGGCGGCGATGAGGGGCTGGATCACGCTCGTGACCAGGCTGTTGACGATGGCGGTGACGGCGGAGCCCATGACGAAGGCGACGGCCATCTCCACCATGTTTCCGCGGGAGATGAATTCCTTGAATCCTTTGAACATTATGATTTCCTTCTCGGTCGAAACAGGAAGCAGCACCGGTCCGATGCCGCGATGGATTCCTTCATTTTATGCATAGGGATGGGCAAAAGGAGGTCAGTAGACGACCATGGACACGATTCCCCCCAAGTAACAGATGAGCAGGACCAGGACTTCGACCAGGAAAAGGAAGAGCAAAGCCATCCATGACCGGGTGAGGATATTCAAAGACGAAGTCTTCTTCACGGCCAAAAGAAGGATCAGATAGATGATGAGGAAAAGGGCCAGCCCCGCCCCGGAGGCGAAGACCCCGATGTTGAGGGCGTTGGCGTAACCGGCCGCGCGCCCGTAGACGACGGCGGTGGCATGCCAGAAGCCGGTCTTGACTAGGCCGATTCCGCACA
Encoded proteins:
- a CDS encoding polyribonucleotide nucleotidyltransferase, whose protein sequence is MEGPDIKAVEAVIDNGSFGKRVLRFETGRLAQQADGAVAAYLDNDSMVLSTTTAGSSPKENFDFFPLTVDVEEKMYAAGKIPGSFFRREGRPSSEAILACRIIDRPLRPLFPHTLRNEVQVVETILSINPDDSYDMIAMNAASASTMISGLPFEGPVSGVRLALIDDQWVAFPSWSERERAVFELVVAGRVLDNGDVAIAMIEAGAGKNAWKLIYDEGMTKPDEVVVAGGLEAAKPFIKVICQAQNELKAQAAKDTKDFPLFPEYTEDLYNRIDQIAHSDLDEALSIAEKLPRQDRISQIKQGVVETLTSEFTGMEDAEKEKEIGNAFKELQRQIVRRRILTQDYRIDGRGLSDIRTLSAEVDVVPRVHGSALFQRGETQILGVTTLNMLKMEQTTDALSGPDTKRYMHNYEMPPYSTGETGRVGSPKRREIGHGALAERALIPVLPSREEFPYAIRQVSEAIGSNGSTSMGSVCASTMSLLDAGVPLKAPVAGIAMGLVSGEVDGQMVYKTLTDILGAEDAFGDMDFKVAGTSEFITALQLDTKLDGIPADILAGALQQAYEARTTILEVIDECIDGVNEMSPYAPRIITTKVPVDKIGEVIGPKGKMINEIQEKTGAEVSIEDDGTVYIASEGGEAAEAARQIIDQITHPHIPEAGEKYQGKVVKTTSFGAFVNLTPGTDGLLHISQIRNLANGDRIDAVEDVLREGDTVEVVVQGVDDKGKISLAIPGFENEEGNGGSRGGDRGGRGSHDRGPRGGRDDRSSRGDRGDRGDRGRSIRYDREDRGDRDDRRSRSDRFDEDDRDFDDRPSRSDRRPRSSRADRYDDDRRSDDRRNPRYEEDDRSDRSDRDDRDDRGYRSDRGRGSRSRRSDWSDRSDRGRSGHGRAPHFEEDENYDEYRAAREERTSRPRRRVRRDFDFDD
- the pgm gene encoding phosphoglucomutase (alpha-D-glucose-1,6-bisphosphate-dependent), whose amino-acid sequence is MVAKNAGMPATPEDLINVDEVLGKYYDLVPDVNVPEERVIFGTSGHRGSSLKTSFNEAHIVVISQAIAENRKAAGITGPLYLGRDTHALSLPAWKTAIEVLVANGVRVRIDSRDDFTPTPTVSHAILTHNRAADGTQRFTGDDLADGIVVTPSHNPPTDGGFKYDPPTGGPAPAETTNAIAARANELLPNWKNVARVPYEQAIKSDLIKRFDYREHYVDDLKNIIDLDLIKNSGVRLGIDPLGGASVHYWELINEKYGLNIGLVNPEVDPRWSFMTIDHDGKIRMDPSSPYAMKGLVDRLNAGAWDQYDLVGGTDPDADRHGIVCPGSGVMNPNHYIAVCVEYLFGGNRPDWPAGAGVGKTLVSSSLIDRVAASINAKLVEVPVGFKWFVDPLFNGEVGFGGEESSGMSFLRFNGRVWTTDKDGIIPDLLAAEITAKTGKNPGQLHEEQVARFGQSWYKRIDTPTTLEQKQKFASLTPESMTDTTLGGEPIEQKMTTAPGNGARIGGIKVTTKNNWFAARPSGTENIYKVYAESFDSEETLDKVLDEATAVVDKALGE
- the rpsO gene encoding 30S ribosomal protein S15; this encodes MALSNAEKQEIISQYATHEGDTGSPEVQVALLTARINNLTTHMKQHKHDFHSNRGLLLMVGERRRMLDYLKGKDINRYRSLIERLELRH
- the mscL gene encoding large conductance mechanosensitive channel protein MscL — encoded protein: MFKGFKEFISRGNMVEMAVAFVMGSAVTAIVNSLVTSVIQPLIAAIFKMPDMKHVWVVTLNNSPIRFGLFVGSIINFLIIALVVYFCIVLPMNKLTALLNRNKKDEEEEELDNEMKQTELLADIKELLAQQAPTAGSRAHAVEEGIG